Within Desulfurobacterium thermolithotrophum DSM 11699, the genomic segment CTGCCAAATATTCAAGGTCTCTGAATGATAGGTTCCAGGCTACTTGGAGGAAAAGAAGGGTAAGAATTATCTCGTCAGGGTATTTCTTGGGTCTTCCTCTTTTGGTTTTAAAAGGATATAAATATACCAGTACAGCCTGTCCTCTCCGGTTCATGTATGTTTTTGATAGGTTGAGTACTTTGTGGAAATTTAGTCTTTTCGCTTTCATACCGGAGAGGATAGGCTTTTTTCTTAATTTTGGCAATTTTCAAACACCCTCAATTTTAGACATGGCTGTTGAAGTTCAGATAGAAGGTGGACACCCTACAATAACCTTTGAATCCCAGAAGGAGGTGTCCACCGATGAAACAATTGAAAAGATTCAAAGGAACATCCCTCCATATATCAAGCACAAATACAGCATTCAAAGAAACCCTGAAAGAAGGAAGAAGAGTAAAAAAGAAACTTGACCTAACAAAAGACAGAAACGTTAAAAAAAGACTGAAATGGATAGAGTACTACCACAAAACAGGCAACGCCAGAAAAACATGCAGATACTTTGGCATCAGTCCAACAACCTTCTACAAGTGGAAAAAAAGATACGACAAGTACGGGATAGAAGGACTCCAAGACAGAAACAAAAGACCTCATAAAGTAAGACAACCCCAAACAGAACCTGAAATAGAACACATCATCGTCACAATAAGGGAAAATTCCCAACCTGGAGCAAAGAAAAGATAGCAGCCTTCATGGAAAGATACCTAAATGTAAAAATATCATCCTCTACAGTTTACAGGGTTCTCAAAAGACACGGACTAATAGAAAGAACCTGGAAACTAAAAAGTACCTACAAGAGGAAGAAACAGAAAGGGAAAAAGAACCGCACCAGAAAAGGACTAAGAGCAGACAAACCAGGAACAATCCTCATGGACGTTAAATACCTCTACTGGTGCGGTAAAACCTTTTACCAGTTCACGGCAATAGACAAGTTCACCCGAATAGCATTTGCCAAGGTTTATTCTACAAAAAGCAGCAGGAGCGGAAGAAGGTTTTTTGAAGAACTTGAAAAATTTCTTCCCTTCAAGATAGAGAAAGTTCAAACGGATAACGGGAGCGAATTTTTAGGGGAGTTAGACGAATATCTTAAAAGAAAAGGGATAGAACACTACTTTAGTTATCCGAAATCTCCCAAGACTAATGCGCATGTAGAAAGGTTTATTCAAACGACAGAAAGTGAACTATGGATGATAGAAGGAACAGAACCGACTGTTGATGAGATGAATAAAAAACTTTTTGAGTATTTAAAGATTTACAACTTTCTTAGACCCCATCACTCTTTAAATTACAAGACTCCCGCTGAGAAGTTTGAGGACTATATTAGAAGTCATCAAGGTGTCCACCATGTATTGAACTCGAACACATGGCTTGACATCTTTTTCTAGCTGCCTATATTATCCTTCGTCTTAAAAGTGGGCCGCTAGCTCAGTTGGTAGAGCAACGGACTTTTAATCCGTAGGTCCCAGGTTCGAGTCCTGGGCGGCTCACCACTTAAATGCGTCCCCATCGTCTAGCCCGGCCTAGGACACCGGCCTTTCACGCCGGCGACGGGGGTTCGAATCCCCCTGGGGACGCCATTACTATTTTGGGGCCGTAGCTCAGCTGGGAGAGCGTCAGGCTGGCAGTCTGAAGGTCGTGGGTTCAAGTCCCACCGGCTCCACCAGAGTAGATGATAAAAGGGGCCTGTAGCTCAGTTGGTTAGAGCATCCGGCTCATAACCGGACGGTCGGAGGTTCGAGTCCTCCCGGGCCCACCATTTTTATAAAGAGGTTATTATGCCAGTCTCTCTCCTCCAAAAGCTTATATCTATCCCTTCTGTTTATGGAAACGAAAAGGAAATTGCTGATTTCGTTGAAAATTTTATAAAAGAAAAAAATTCTAAGCTTTCAGTAATTAGGGAAAATAACACCATAGTAGCTTACACTCATTTTGAATCTAAAAAGAAAACGATTGCTCTTGTAGGACATCTTGACACAGTTCCAGGAGAAAATGACTACACAGGGCAAATAATTAATGGAAAACTTTACGGTCTTGGCACCAGTGATATGAAAGCTGGTGACGCAGTTATGCTTAAATTGATTGAGGACTTTGCATTTAAAAGTTCAAAGTACAATCTTTTTTTTATTTTTTACGAAAAGGAAGAGGGACCTTATCTTGATAATGGTCTAAGACAAATATTTGATAGATACCTTGATCTCTTAAAGAAAATAGACTTTGCCTTTGTCCTTGAGCCTACCGATAATGTCGTCCAGGTTGGGTGCCTTGGGGTAATTCACGCCTGGTTCAAATTCAAAGGTAAGAGAGCTCATTCTGCAAGACCCTGGGAAGGGCATAATGCTATTCACAAAGGTTGGAAGCTTTTAAAGTTCCTTAATGAACTTGAACCTGTTGAGTACAAAGTTGGAAAGCTTTCCTACTTTGAAGTTCTCAATGCAACAATGACCGAGTTTAAAGGGGGAAGAAACATAATTCCAGAAGAATTTAAGGTTAATCTTAACTACAGATTTTCTCCAACAAAAACATTAGAAGAAGCTAAAGAGGATCTACTTAAAATAAAAGAACAGATTGAAGCAGATGAAATTGAATTTACCGATCTCTCTCCTGCTGCAAGACCTTGCATAGATAATCCAATTTTAGTTGAGTTTCTCAAGAGGTTTAATCTTCCTATTGAGCCAAAACAAGCTTGGACAGATGTTGCACAGTTTTCCTATCACGGAATAGATGCTGTTAACTTTGGTCCCGGTCAACCACACCAAGCCCACCAAAAAAACGAATATGTTGAAATAGAAAAAGTTAAAGAATGTTATGAGATGTTGTATGCGTTTCTGAAAGATTAAATCAATCTCTCAAGGTCGCTTAGCGTGAAAGTGCTGTGTTTTCTGAACTCTTCTCTTTCATAAGGAAAATCGCTTCTATAGTGTCCTCCTCGGCTTTCTTCTCTTCTCATTGCACTTATTGTAATTGCAAGACCTAAAACAGCTCCATTTCTAACTTGCCAGTCAGAATTTGAGTTAGCAATTTCAGAAAGTTTGTCTATTGCTTTTGTAAGAGATTCAGCACTTCTTACAATTCCAACATTTTTCCACATTATCTCCTGAACTTCTTTTAAAGAAAATTTATTGTTACTTAACACAGATTTTTGATTTAGTTTTATTCCTATAGGTGAAAAATCTTGTCTTAAATATCTCCAATCTCTATACATTCCATAGGCAGTTCTCTCCCCAAAGACAAGACATTCAAGTAGTGAGTTGCTGGCAAGTCTGTTTGCTCCATGAACT encodes:
- the dapE gene encoding succinyl-diaminopimelate desuccinylase, with amino-acid sequence MPVSLLQKLISIPSVYGNEKEIADFVENFIKEKNSKLSVIRENNTIVAYTHFESKKKTIALVGHLDTVPGENDYTGQIINGKLYGLGTSDMKAGDAVMLKLIEDFAFKSSKYNLFFIFYEKEEGPYLDNGLRQIFDRYLDLLKKIDFAFVLEPTDNVVQVGCLGVIHAWFKFKGKRAHSARPWEGHNAIHKGWKLLKFLNELEPVEYKVGKLSYFEVLNATMTEFKGGRNIIPEEFKVNLNYRFSPTKTLEEAKEDLLKIKEQIEADEIEFTDLSPAARPCIDNPILVEFLKRFNLPIEPKQAWTDVAQFSYHGIDAVNFGPGQPHQAHQKNEYVEIEKVKECYEMLYAFLKD